The following coding sequences are from one Myxococcales bacterium window:
- a CDS encoding transposase, producing the protein MSVSANDKPIPKSRLCAQHWGFNLHAATCVHGNDKQGREHLCRYILRPPLANDRLHILPANKVQLDFKRPCSDGTSSIVLEAQALIARLAAIVPPPRRHVTLYFGVLSSHSALRRFIAPSPQAPAEQPQAPLEESKATPAPKPACKSKYIACSELLRRTFGIDVMCSRCHGKLRLMALVKEQATIAKILGAMSLPSTPPPLAPARAPPRQGDLDWCN; encoded by the coding sequence ATGTCCGTATCCGCCAACGATAAACCGATACCCAAAAGCCGCCTGTGCGCGCAGCATTGGGGCTTTAACCTGCACGCAGCCACGTGTGTGCACGGCAACGACAAACAGGGCCGCGAGCATCTGTGCCGCTACATCCTGCGCCCCCCGCTGGCAAACGACCGATTGCACATCCTGCCCGCCAACAAAGTGCAGCTCGACTTCAAACGCCCGTGCTCTGATGGCACAAGCAGCATCGTGCTTGAGGCCCAGGCCCTCATCGCCCGCCTTGCCGCCATCGTGCCCCCGCCCAGGCGACACGTCACGCTCTACTTCGGCGTCTTGTCGTCCCACAGTGCCTTACGGCGCTTCATCGCGCCCTCGCCCCAGGCGCCCGCCGAGCAGCCCCAGGCGCCACTCGAAGAGTCTAAGGCCACCCCTGCGCCGAAGCCGGCGTGCAAGTCCAAGTACATCGCTTGCAGCGAGCTGCTTCGCCGCACATTCGGCATTGATGTGATGTGCTCCCGCTGCCACGGCAAATTGCGCCTCATGGCTCTGGTCAAGGAACAAGCCACCATTGCCAAAATCCTCGGCGCCATGAGCCTGCCCTCCACGCCGCCGCCTCTTGCTCCCGCCAGAGCGCCTCCTCGTCAGGGCGATCTCGATTGGTGTAACTGA
- the istB gene encoding IS21-like element helper ATPase IstB — MLKEQTLDKLRSLRLDAFATTWTEQQKNTEIARLSFDERLGLLVDAECLARENKRLSRLLKEAKLRLSQACIEDIDYSPRREIDKATVRQLASCAWIQQHQNVIVTGMTGTGKTFLACALAQQACRKGFSAIYRRASRLFDELALARADGSYVRLLAKLARADVLVVDDWGLAPAREQERRDFLEVLEDRYGQRSTIMTSQLPPNSWYEHLNDQTMADAILDRLLHNSHRIVLKGPSRRKTTQEIPTE; from the coding sequence ATGCTGAAGGAACAGACACTCGACAAGCTTCGCAGCCTACGTCTTGACGCTTTTGCCACGACGTGGACAGAGCAGCAGAAGAACACAGAAATCGCCAGACTGTCCTTCGACGAGAGGCTTGGATTGCTCGTCGATGCGGAATGCCTCGCGCGAGAAAACAAGCGGCTTTCGAGATTGCTGAAAGAAGCCAAGCTACGCCTGAGTCAAGCTTGCATCGAGGACATCGACTACTCACCACGCCGAGAGATCGACAAAGCCACCGTTCGTCAGCTGGCTTCCTGTGCTTGGATCCAGCAACACCAAAACGTGATCGTCACGGGAATGACTGGAACCGGAAAGACCTTTCTTGCCTGTGCGCTCGCCCAGCAGGCGTGCCGCAAGGGCTTCTCCGCCATCTACCGTCGAGCCTCTCGTCTCTTCGACGAACTGGCGCTCGCCCGAGCGGACGGCAGCTACGTGCGCCTTCTTGCAAAGCTCGCGCGCGCAGATGTCCTGGTGGTGGATGACTGGGGACTGGCACCCGCACGTGAGCAGGAGCGCAGGGACTTTCTCGAGGTCCTTGAGGACCGCTATGGCCAGCGGTCCACCATCATGACCAGCCAGCTCCCGCCCAACAGCTGGTACGAACATCTGAATGACCAAACCATGGCAGATGCCATCCTCGACCGCCTTCTTCACAACTCTCACCGCATCGTGCTAAAGGGTCCTTCGCGCAGAAAGACAACCCAGGAGATCCCGACCGAGTAA
- the istA gene encoding IS21 family transposase: MPTERLPMRQVREILRQKWLLGRSHRDIARSLGISAGAVGETVRRAKEAGFTQFAEVDTLAASALERRLYPSSAEAERPRPDCAWIHRERRYPGVTLELLHLEYVQDNPNGYGYTRFCDMYRAWLKQRSYSMRQVHRGGEKTFVDYSGKKPCIWDPKTGERIDVELFVAVVGASNYTYAEATPTQRGPDWISSHCHAVQYFGGATEVVVCDQLRSGVTAPCRYEPGIQRTYEEWAEHYGTSVIPARPHHPKDKAKVETAVRVAQRWILARLRHEKHFSIVSLNERIWELLEDLNNRQMRIYKRSRREMFERLDKPMLRPLPERPFSYGEWKAVKVNIDYHVEVDGHYYSVPHQHVGEQVEARMSAFTVEVIRDGHRIASHARSFQRGRHTTVPEHMPAAHRKHMQWSPSRIANWAATIGPQTRLLVERILGDRPHPEQGYRSCLGILRLEKRYGASRLEAACARAVAVGARSYRHVDSILKNGLDASPLPSQENSSSAAPAAHSNIRGPNYYN, encoded by the coding sequence ATGCCTACGGAGCGACTACCAATGAGACAAGTCAGAGAAATCCTTCGACAGAAATGGCTGCTTGGGCGGAGCCATCGCGATATCGCCCGCAGCCTCGGAATCAGCGCGGGGGCGGTAGGCGAGACCGTTCGCCGTGCCAAGGAAGCAGGCTTCACACAGTTCGCGGAGGTGGACACGCTGGCAGCAAGCGCGCTTGAAAGGCGGCTGTACCCGTCCTCTGCTGAGGCAGAGAGGCCACGCCCCGACTGTGCGTGGATCCATCGCGAGCGGCGCTATCCTGGCGTGACGCTCGAGCTTCTGCACCTCGAGTATGTCCAGGACAACCCCAATGGCTACGGGTACACGCGGTTCTGCGACATGTATCGTGCGTGGCTCAAGCAGCGTAGCTACTCGATGCGGCAGGTTCACCGCGGCGGCGAGAAGACGTTCGTTGACTACTCCGGAAAGAAGCCTTGCATTTGGGATCCGAAGACGGGCGAGCGCATCGACGTTGAGCTCTTCGTGGCGGTTGTCGGAGCTTCCAACTACACGTACGCTGAGGCGACGCCCACACAACGGGGGCCCGATTGGATTTCGAGCCACTGCCACGCGGTCCAATACTTTGGCGGTGCCACCGAGGTTGTTGTGTGCGATCAGCTTCGCTCTGGCGTCACGGCCCCTTGCCGATACGAACCCGGCATCCAGCGGACCTACGAAGAGTGGGCAGAACATTACGGAACGTCAGTCATTCCTGCTCGTCCACACCATCCCAAGGACAAGGCCAAAGTCGAGACCGCCGTGCGCGTCGCACAGCGGTGGATCCTGGCGCGTCTGCGCCACGAGAAGCACTTCTCGATCGTATCGTTGAATGAGCGCATTTGGGAACTGCTTGAGGACCTGAACAACCGGCAGATGCGGATATACAAACGCAGCCGGCGCGAGATGTTCGAGCGGCTCGATAAACCGATGCTCCGACCGCTTCCCGAACGTCCGTTCTCCTACGGCGAGTGGAAGGCCGTCAAGGTGAACATCGATTACCACGTCGAGGTGGATGGTCACTATTACTCGGTTCCCCATCAGCATGTGGGGGAACAGGTCGAGGCTCGGATGTCGGCTTTCACGGTTGAGGTTATTCGCGACGGCCATCGCATCGCCTCGCACGCAAGGAGCTTCCAGCGCGGGCGCCACACCACCGTGCCCGAGCATATGCCGGCTGCGCACCGCAAACACATGCAGTGGTCTCCTTCGCGCATTGCGAACTGGGCGGCAACGATCGGACCACAGACGCGCCTTCTGGTGGAACGAATCCTCGGCGATCGGCCCCACCCGGAGCAGGGCTATCGATCCTGCCTTGGAATTCTGCGCCTGGAGAAGCGCTACGGCGCCTCAAGGCTGGAGGCCGCATGCGCGCGGGCCGTTGCCGTGGGCGCGCGGTCCTATCGCCATGTCGATTCGATCTTGAAAAACGGCTTGGATGCTTCGCCTTTGCCTTCGCAGGAAAACTCGTCAAGCGCAGCACCTGCTGCACATTCGAATATTCGCGGACCCAACTACTACAACTGA